In Sinorhizobium mexicanum, one DNA window encodes the following:
- a CDS encoding LysR family transcriptional regulator: MDRWQAMRIFVQVVECGGFAPAAKILHMSPPSVTRAIARLEEIIGTRLLVRTTRSLKLTAAGEGYAADCRRILAEIAEAEANAAGSFTHPAGLLTVTAPALFGRIHVLPVVLDFLDRYPAMQVKTVFLDRVTNLVEEGLDVAVRIAALPASGLIARRVGSVRQVLCGSPDYFARFGEPKEPQDLAHHRIIGREGLFGHSEWLFGRDGSIRVPITARLIVDTNDAAIAAAVAGWGLSRFQSYQVAPEIEAGRLKVVLADYERAPVPIHIVHAEGRMVSARVRAFVDFAGDRLRRRAGVNAEA, encoded by the coding sequence ATGGATCGCTGGCAGGCAATGCGGATCTTCGTGCAGGTGGTCGAATGCGGCGGGTTTGCCCCTGCCGCCAAGATACTGCACATGAGCCCGCCATCGGTGACGCGGGCGATTGCCAGGCTGGAGGAGATCATCGGCACGCGGCTGCTCGTCCGCACGACCCGTTCGCTGAAGCTGACTGCGGCGGGCGAAGGCTACGCGGCCGATTGCCGGCGCATTCTGGCGGAGATTGCCGAGGCGGAGGCCAATGCGGCGGGGAGCTTCACGCACCCGGCTGGGCTGCTCACGGTGACGGCGCCGGCGCTTTTCGGGCGCATCCACGTGCTCCCTGTCGTTCTCGATTTTCTCGATCGCTACCCCGCCATGCAGGTGAAGACCGTCTTCCTCGACCGGGTGACCAACCTGGTCGAGGAAGGACTGGATGTCGCCGTGCGCATCGCAGCGCTTCCCGCCTCTGGCCTCATTGCTCGCCGCGTCGGTTCGGTCAGGCAGGTCCTCTGCGGCTCGCCGGATTATTTCGCTCGCTTCGGCGAGCCGAAGGAACCGCAGGATCTTGCGCATCACCGCATTATCGGCCGGGAGGGCCTTTTCGGCCATTCGGAATGGCTCTTCGGCCGTGACGGCAGCATTCGCGTTCCGATCACCGCCCGCCTCATCGTCGACACCAACGACGCGGCCATCGCTGCCGCGGTCGCCGGTTGGGGACTGTCGCGCTTTCAGTCGTACCAGGTGGCGCCGGAGATAGAGGCAGGCCGGCTCAAGGTGGTGCTTGCCGACTACGAGCGCGCACCGGTGCCGATTCACATCGTGCACGCGGAGGGGCGCATGGTTTCCGCCCGGGTGCGGGCGTTCGTGGATTTCGCAGGCGATCGCCTGCGGCGCCGTGCCGGAGTGAATGCCGAGGCTTGA